The genomic region AGACGTTGAAGAGCAGCGTGTGGTGGCTCTGACATTGAAACTGATTCCAGATTTGAACACCCTATTATCTTCAGATTCTGGAGATTGGGAAAGGCATCCAACGACAATGAGGTCAGTGAATCACAACTGTGTTCTATTTGTAGATCTACCAAATCATATTTGTGTTGTTGCTGGAGTAATTCAATTTCGCCGCAAAAAACGATTTTGAGCTTTTGCAAAGATTTGGGTAAACAATTGCCCCCCATGGATACAACAGATGAACACCATGATATGTGTATTTCTTGGAGGGAAGTTAGATGGTGGATGATCCTTGCCTTAAATGCATACTCCGCCACAGATTCAAATCCACTAATTGTTAAACTATCCCCATCAAGTCTCATCTCTTTACCCCATCCTCCATTATCTTCTTGTATTTTCAGTCGGCGCACTTTGGAAACATCCGATGAGGAAGAAACGATTCTCATGAATACCTGATTAACCATATCTCCCTTTAACATTGGACACCCTCTTATTTGAAGGATCTTAAGCTGAGGAAAGGCTTCTGAGTCAGGTAACTGCCACTCCTCCCAACTTGGCATATTATGAAATATCAATTCCTCCAGTGAGGAAAACGGTGCAATAGGCGAAGAATGTTGATGGCCTTCATTCTTGTAAAACTCCTTGCCAATGCTCTTCAGCTGATCAAACTTTTCAATGCGGAGGAACTTTAGAGATGGCAGCTGTCCAAGTGAAGGCAGCATGCAGCAATTCTTGCAAGACTTCAGAGTTACACGTGTCATATTTTTGTAGGAACAGCGCCCCAACCAGTCGGAAAATGTTGTACCCTTGTATCCCTTGATTTCCAACTCCTTCAAGCCAGTGTGTGGTTGCAAGCCCTGGAGTATATCTTGTTCATCAGTATGTGTGTTGGAAACCATATCATCACCTGAAGACCATTTCAACAATAAGTACTCAATGTGCTTCTTATCTATTATCCTTGAACTCCTTGCCTCATTGGCATCAACCACATTCTCCAATTTTTGAATCTCAAGTGGTCCATGAAGATTTAAAAGCCCTCCTAACTCTTGGATTCTTTTGTCTTCTTGCTTTCCCACCACAAACTTGCTTAGAACGTGCAACTGTTTTAATTTGCCCATTCCTTTAGGCATTTCTTTCAGAGGAGTATCCGTTATATTAAGATGCCGCAAATTCACAAGATTAGACATGCCATTGGGCAGCATAGTCAGCTTTGAACAACCTTCTAACTTTAAAGTTTGTAGATTGCACAAGTTGCATAATGACGGCGGCAATACCTCAATATCACTCCAAGAAAGATCCAAATAGCGCAGTTGgatcaatttagctattgaatcAAGATATATAGGGCGTATATCAAAGGATACAACTCTCAGGTATTTATTCTTTGACAATATGTCACATGGTAATGTTGCGTGTGCTTTCCAGAAAGCAGCTCCACGATTGGTATACAGTATTGTCCTCAAAGATTCTATTTTATTAGAGGAGCATGTTTTCGCAGGATTTGAATCACCGTATGACAAATGACGAGTTAGAATACTCATTTCTTCCACTTCACCAAGTTCTTCAGATAGTCTACAACAAAATTTTCCAGCAAGAAAAATTGCCAAGTCATGCATGAGATCGTGCATCACAAAATACTTCTCATCCTCATTCTCGACCTGCTTGAAGAATAGTCTTGAAACCAAGTCATCGAAACACTCGCAGCCAACTTCTTCTAAAGTCTGTTCCCTCCTTGGTGGTTGTAAAAGGTTTTCCGCCATCCACAGCAATATTAATTCATCTTTATCAAGTTTATGATCTTTGGGATACAATGAACAATAAACAAAGCATCGTTTCAAATGAATAGGCAGATGTTGGTAACTTAATAACAATGCAGGAACAATCTTACAATTTGCCAGACGAAATTCCCAAATGTCACTCGATAGTATTTTATTCCATTCTTCAGCACGATGCTCTGAGCGCAACAAGCGTCCAAGTGTTTCTGCAGCTAACGGCAAGCCATCACACCTCTCGACAATCTTTCTACCTATTCCTTCCAGTTCTGAGCTCCCATTTGATTTAGGAAAGGATGCATTGTCCGCAAAAATAGACCAACAATAATCATCTGACAGTTGATTGAGGGTGTAAGAGTTATAGTGTTGGACTATTTGACCAACATTTACCATGCGGGTAGTTAGAAGAATAGTGCTTCCCTTTCTCCCATGTTGAAAAGGGGTGATAAAACTATTCCACTTGTCAGCATCTTCACTCCAAACATCGTCCAAAACAATGAAGAACTTCTTTTCTGACAGTTTTTCCTTCAAATGTTGTTGAAGTAAATCAAAGCCGTCAAGACTACAAACACCTGAAGAGATCCCCTTTATAACATTCTTAGTAGTCTCAACAACATCAAAATTTTCAGAAACACAAATCCATGCTTTCAGATCAACCCCGTCCATCAAATCCTTATTGTTGTAGAGCCATTGCGCTAAAGTAGTTTTACCAACCCCGCCCATACCAACAATAGAGATGACGGACAAGTTATGATGATTGTTGTCATTGAGCATCTTGATTAGTGCCTGTTGGTCACTATCCCTGCCGAACACATTCCCCTTCACAAGAGAAGTGGATGGAGGTCTCCATGAAGAGCTTCCTATTTGAATCTCTCTCAGACCAAGGGTATCTTTGCGTCTCTCAAGATCTTCTATTCTTTCAACCACCTCTTCTATCTTAGTCACCATCTTCCTACCAGACAGATCAAGGAAGTGAGGAAGACAAATGCCTACCCTGTTGCGAATTTGAGCTTTGATGAAGACACGGTCCAGCAAGTCATCAGCAGTGTAGAGAGCATCTTTGAGACTATCAAGCCACTCCCTCACGAGTTCGTTTCCAAACTTCTTCTGCTCAGCATCAGCAGCCAGAGCTTTGGCAGCCAAGATAGCAGTCTTCAGCTTCTCAACCAACTTCCGATCCAGCTTCTTGCCCACCACCAAGTTGACAAACTCAGATGAAATGAGCCTGTCAAGAACAACGTTGGCCAAGCCAGAAACTAAAGCTCCAACCACAAGTGCTTCAGCCATGATATGATACAGATCTCAACAACAGCGAACTAATGAGTGAGAGATTGGAATTTTCAGAATGTAACAGAGAGAGCAATGTTGCAATAATGATTGCGAGGTGTTCACTACAGCGAGATTCAAATAATTCCCAGCAGTGGAGTGCATAGCTGGCTTTGCACGTTACTTCATTTTTATATTCTTCTTTGAAGGATGAAACAGAGTATTCAAATAGCAAAAGGGTGACCAACTTAAACTAGTCTTTGTGGAAATTAATTAACTAATGGTGGTGTGAGGTTAAAATGGGGTTGGTACTCATTGGCTTCACGTGGTAGCTGTCTTCAAGGTCACTTTTCTTAATGTCTTATTCTTACTTTGTTTGGAACTgatcatttttgtgttttttattatGAGAAATGcaacaaattaaaattacaaCTTGACCAAGGTTTCAAACCTTTTTTTTGTCACAATTACCAATTTTTTAAATTGACTACATCATCTTAAGctttattttacttatttaatTTAAGAAACTAACTACACTCTTTTCTCCAAGAATAtctatcaatttagaaatttGATATATTAATGATGTAATATATTTGAAATTTATATCAAGATACACTGAAAAATAAAGGTAGtgaattatttaaaaagaaaaagggcagTGCGTTGCATCCCACGTTACCGCAAGGTTTGGTGAAAGGCCGTACTCAAATGGTGTAATGTAAGCAGTCTAACCTGACAATTACATCAGTGGCTGCTGCTGTTTCCAAAAACTTCTATCAATTTTCATACTCCAGTGTTAAGAAACTTGACAAATGCAGCCATGCAATCATGGTGAAGCTTCAAATATCAAACAACTTCAGCAGCTTCATTGTCTTGTTTTAATTCTGAGCTCTTCTTCTTCCAACATCATTGCTTCTCTAAGGCATTTGGCTGTCATCTCTACTAAATGAACACAACAATAAACTAATAATGCATTTGGATTTGTGTATGTAAATTAAAAATTGcgcatttggattaaaaaattatgtatattTTTTGGAACAAAAATATGTATTTATTTATGCATGATATAACAGCTTGGCAAATATTTGATGACGATGGCAATGGCAATGGTAGTTCAACCAAGTCTAACAAATTAAAAGGAGGCAAAGTTGAGTGATTAGGGATGAATAGCCTTTGATTGTTTCTTGATGTTGATATGAAGAAGACATACATGAACACCAGAATTTGCTATGGAAAGTTGGAAAGATAGTATTAAGTGGTCAAAGGCACACCACTGAAGCATCACTAGGTGAGTTCTTCTTTGCAACTTTCCATTAATTACTTCTTCTTTCTCCGCTTCTGGTCTGGAGGATCGTCTGAGTGATGTTTTATGTGCTGGGGCAACTTTGCTTTAATACTAGATTTAAAATGTGTGATGCACAAAAAAATAGTAGAATACAAATGAGAgtactaaaaattaaaattatttaattttaaaggtATATTAGTAAATGCTGCTGCATTATTAGTTTTATTAATTAGTGGAAAAGACAGAGACATCATTTTGTGATGA from Arachis ipaensis cultivar K30076 chromosome B02, Araip1.1, whole genome shotgun sequence harbors:
- the LOC107626601 gene encoding putative disease resistance protein At3g14460, with amino-acid sequence MAEALVVGALVSGLANVVLDRLISSEFVNLVVGKKLDRKLVEKLKTAILAAKALAADAEQKKFGNELVREWLDSLKDALYTADDLLDRVFIKAQIRNRVGICLPHFLDLSGRKMVTKIEEVVERIEDLERRKDTLGLREIQIGSSSWRPPSTSLVKGNVFGRDSDQQALIKMLNDNNHHNLSVISIVGMGGVGKTTLAQWLYNNKDLMDGVDLKAWICVSENFDVVETTKNVIKGISSGVCSLDGFDLLQQHLKEKLSEKKFFIVLDDVWSEDADKWNSFITPFQHGRKGSTILLTTRMVNVGQIVQHYNSYTLNQLSDDYCWSIFADNASFPKSNGSSELEGIGRKIVERCDGLPLAAETLGRLLRSEHRAEEWNKILSSDIWEFRLANCKIVPALLLSYQHLPIHLKRCFVYCSLYPKDHKLDKDELILLWMAENLLQPPRREQTLEEVGCECFDDLVSRLFFKQVENEDEKYFVMHDLMHDLAIFLAGKFCCRLSEELGEVEEMSILTRHLSYGDSNPAKTCSSNKIESLRTILYTNRGAAFWKAHATLPCDILSKNKYLRVVSFDIRPIYLDSIAKLIQLRYLDLSWSDIEVLPPSLCNLCNLQTLKLEGCSKLTMLPNGMSNLVNLRHLNITDTPLKEMPKGMGKLKQLHVLSKFVVGKQEDKRIQELGGLLNLHGPLEIQKLENVVDANEARSSRIIDKKHIEYLLLKWSSGDDMVSNTHTDEQDILQGLQPHTGLKELEIKGYKGTTFSDWLGRCSYKNMTRVTLKSCKNCCMLPSLGQLPSLKFLRIEKFDQLKSIGKEFYKNEGHQHSSPIAPFSSLEELIFHNMPSWEEWQLPDSEAFPQLKILQIRGCPMLKGDMVNQVFMRIVSSSSDVSKVRRLKIQEDNGGWGKEMRLDGDSLTISGFESVAEYAFKARIIHHLTSLQEIHISWCSSVVSMGGNCLPKSLQKLKIVFCGEIELLQQQHKYDLVDLQIEHSCDSLTSLSLDAFPNLQNLKIIGCSNLESVSMSEPPHAALQRLSITRCSKFVSLPSDMNSLLPNLESLDIRGCPNICRLPEGGLPANLKELSVGDCEQQVRSLSWLGNLDNLTHLTISGHGSESRIKSYPEVGWLPRLPSLTTLHIRAFYNLETLECNELLRLTSLQQLHIEFFMNLKNIAGEKLPPSLLLLKIDECGLQAEHCEDKHQQIWSKISHIPTILVDGIRISA